AGTAATAAAAAAGTAATATATATAGAACATTCAGAATTATTGACAGAACTAGAAAGTAATACATTACTAAAAATAATTGAAGAACCTCCAAAAAATACAATATTTTTTTTGCAAACAAATAAAATAAAAAATATAATATCTACTTTAAAAAGTAGACTATATATAATAAATATATTTAATGAAAAAAAAAAAAAAAATATAAAATGGCTATTAAAAAATACAAATTTTAACTATAAAAAATGTAAACAAGCAATAGAAATTAGTAACAATATTCCATTACTTGCAAAAAAAATATTATTAGGAAATTCATGGAAAATAAGAAAATATTTTTATAAATGTTTACTTAAAAAAATAAAAAAAAAAAAATTAATAGATCTTTTAAATATAATAAAAAAAGAATTTATAATTTTTTTTTTAAATTTAATATATACAATATTTTTAGATTCAATAAAATATAAAAAAAAAATGTTTAATTTTATAATCAACATAGATCAAAAAAAATTAATTATTTTTATATCAAAAAAATTTAAAAAAAAAATAATATATAAAAGTATAAATTCATGGATGCAATTTGAAAAAAATATATTAAATATAAATAGAATAAATTATGAATTAGTTTTGTTAGAACAAATTTTTAAATGGGAAAAAATATTAAAAAATAATGTTAACAATATACTACTACCATAAGTGTAAAAAAAAATGATATTAATAGATTCTCACTGTCATTTAGACAAAATAAATTATAAAAAAATAAAAAAAAATATATATCAAATATTAAAAGAAGCAAAAAAAAAAAATATAAAATATATTTTAAATGTTTCTACTTCAATAAATAATTTTGATAAAATGAAAATATTATTAAAAAATAAAAAAAATATATTTTATGCATGTGGAATACATCCATTTTATTATAAAAAAAATATAATAATTGAAGAAATTAAAAAAAGATTAAAAGAAAAAAAAGTAATTGCAGTAGGAGAAATAGGATTAGATTATTCTAAACAAAACAAAATAAACAAAGAAAGACAAAAAAAAATGTTTTTAGATCAAATAAAAATAAGTAAAGAATTTAAAAAACCTATAATAGTTCATACTAGAAATTCTATAAAAGATACAATAAAAATTTTAGAAATTTCAGAAATTAGTAATTATGGAGGAATAATACATTCTTTTAATCAAACAAATTTAAAAAATTTAAAAAAAATAATAGACCTTAATTTTTATATATCAATATCAGGTATTATAACATTTAAAAATGCATCAGAATTAAGAAATATTATAAAATATATACCATTAAACAAACTTTTAATAGAAACAGATTCTCCATATCTTTCCCCAGAACCCTATAGAGGAAAAGAAAACAGACCATCAAATTTATATTATATAGCAAAATGTGTAGCAAAATTAAAAAAAATAAAATTAGATGAAATTTCAGAAATAATGAAAGAAAATTTTAAAAAATTATTTAATTTAAAAAAAAAATCAATAACATAAAACAAAAATATAATATAATAATTTTATAAAATACAAAAAAATAGAGATTAAATATGTTTAAAAACATTTTTTCTAATTTACAAAAAATAGGAAAATCTTTGATGTTACCTGTTTCTGTTCTTCCAATAGCAGGCATATTATTAGGTATAGGATCAGCTAATTTTTCTATTATTCCTAATTTAATTTCAAATATAATGATTGAATCTGGAAGCTCTATATTCAAAAATATGCCTCTAATTTTTGCTATAGGAATATCATTAGGTTTTACTAAAAATGATGGTGTAGCAGCATTAGCATCTGTTATTTCATATGAAATAATGTCTAAAACATTTTCTGTAACATTACCTATTTTTACAAATCTTAACGATATATTAGAAAAACAAACTAATTTAATTGATACAGGAATTTTAGGTGGAATTTTATCAGGTGCAATGTCAGCATACTTATTTAATGTATTTTATAAAATAAACCTTCCAGAATATTTAGGATTTTTTACAGGAAAAAGATTCGTACCAATAATATCAGGATTATTTTCAATAATTTTAGGAATTTTATTATCATTAATATGGCCTCCTATAGGCAAAACAATACAAAAATTTTCTGAATGGGCTGCATATCAAAATCCAATATTAGCATTTTTTATTTATGGATCTATAGAAAGAGCATTAATACCATTAGGACTTCATCATATATGGAATGTACCATTTCAAATGCAAGTAGGAGAATATGTAAATAGTTCAGGAAAAATATTTCATGGAGATATTGCAAGATATATGGCTGGTGACATTACAGCTGGTAAATTATCTGGAGGATTTTTATTTAAAATGTATGGATTGCCTGGAGCTGCTATAGCAATATGGAAATGTGCTAAAAAAATAAATAAAAAAAAAATAGGTGGTTTAATGACATCAGCTATTTTAACTTCATTTATAACAGGTATTACAGAACCAATTGAATTTACATTTATGATATCAGCACCGATTTTATATGTAGTTCATTCTATATTATCAGGATTAGCATTTGCAATATGTATTTTGTTAAACATGAGAGCAGGAGCAAGTTTTTCTCATGGAATTATAGATTTTATGATATTAAGCGGAAATAGTAATAATATTTTATTATTTCCTATAATAGGAATATTATATGGTTTTATATATTATATAATATTTGTAACATTAATAAAATTTTTTAAATTAAATACTCCTGGAAGAGAAAAAATATATAAAACTTTCAAAAAAAATAAAAATATTATTCCAGAATTAATTAAAGCTTTAGGAGGAAAAGAAAATATATCTAATTTAGATGCATGTATAACAAGACTTAGAATAACAGTTTTTAATTCATCTAAAGTTGACAAAAATAAAATAAATGATCTGGGAGCATCTGCTGTAATAATTTCTGGATGTGGAGTTCAAGCAATTTTTGGTACTAAATCAGATAATATAAAAAACAATATTGAAGAATATTTAAAAAAAAATTAAACAATATCAAATAATAGTGGGTTTTATAACCCACAATATAAAAAATCTAATAAATTAAAAAAGGAAATTAATATGAATTGTAAAAATATTTTTATGAAAATAATAAAAAAAAAAATAAAATCAAAAATAATATATCAAAATAAAAAAGTTACAGCTTTTGAAGATATAGAACCTAAATCTCCAATACATATACTAATAGTTCCTAACAAAATAATCAAATCTACAAACAAAATAAATAAAAAAAATAAACATATAATAGGAACTATGACGTATGTAGCAATAAAAATAGCAAAAAAACTTAATTTTTATAAAGATGGATATAGAATTGTAATAAATTGTAATAAACATGGAGGACAAACAATACCACATCTACATATGCATTTATTAGGAGGAAAAATATTAGGAAATTTTTGTTAATAAAAAATATTAAAAATTAAAGTATTAAATTTTAATAATTAAATTTATTAAGAGTTTTTGGAAAAGGAGATGCATCTCTAATATTTTCTAATCCTATTATATAACATAATAATCTTTCAAATCCTATTCCAAATCCTGAATGAAAAGAAGTTCCATATTTTCTTAAATCTCTATACCACCAATATTTTTCTTTACTTAAATTAAATTCATTAAATTTATTATCTAATATTTCTAATCTTTCTTCTCTTTGAGAACCTCCTACAACTTCACCTATATTAGGAAGAAATATATCCATAGAAGCAACAGTAACATTATCAGAATTATTTCTCATATAAAATGCTTTTAATTGTTTAGGAAAATTTTTTATTATTACAGGTTTACAAAAATATTTATTTACAATATATTTTTCTTTATCTAAAGATATATCTTCTCCAAAAGATATTTTTTTTCCTAATTTATTTAATAAAATAATGATATCTTTATATTCTAATTCTATAAAATTTAGTTCTATCAAATTATTTAAATTAATTATTATATTTTTATTAAAATTTTTTTCTAAAAATTCTATATCATAAAGACAATCTTTTAATATATATTCAGAAACATATTTTAAAATATTTTTAGACAATAATATTATCTTTTTTAAATCAAAAAAAGATACTTCTACTTCTAGCATCCAAAATTCAGATAAATGTCTTTTAGTATTAGAATCTTCTGATCTAAATACTGGACCAAATGTATATACTTTAGACAAAGCAGATGCATAAGTTTCTAAAGTTAATTGACCTGATACAGTTAAAAAAGAATCTTTAAAAAATTTTTTTTTTTCATTCAACAATTTGCTTTTTTGAAAAAAATTATATGGACTTACATTAAACATAGATCCTGATCCTTCAGTATTTATTCTAGTAATAATAGGAGTTGGAACCCATATAAAATTTTCTTTTTTAAAAAAATTATTTATACCATTTAATAAACTATTTCTAATTCTTGAAACAGAACTAAAAAATTTAGTTCTAGGTCTTAAATGAGCAAATTTTCTTAAATATTCAAAAGTATGTTTTTTTAAAGAAATAGGATATTTATCTGGATCATTTATAATTCCAAAAATTTTTAATTTATTTAATAATAATTCATATTTTTGCTCCTTTCTTCTAGAATATATTAAAATACCTATTGCACAAATAGAACAACCACTAGTTAATTTAATAATTTCATCTTTATAATTTTTTAAATTTGATTTAGCTATAATTTGTAAAGTATTAGAACAAGATCCATCAAAAATATCAATAAAAGATATTCCATTTTTAGAATCTCTTTTGCTTCTTATCCATCCATAAACTTTTATTGTTTTTTTAATTTTTATTTTATTATAAAATATTTCTTTTATAGAAAAAATTTTCATTTTTATTTACCAAAAAGTATAAAGAAAAAATATATTAAAATTATAAATTAAAAAAATATAATTATAAACAAATTTATACATTATTAATAAAATAAATAAAAAAAATATAATTCTTTGATAATTTTTTAATAATTATTTAATTTTCTTTATTTTTTTTATAATTGATTTTTTAATTTTGTTTAAATTAAAAATTTTATTTTTCTCAAATTCTACTATATTTTTAGGAGCTTTTTTTATAAAATTTTTATTACTAAGTTTATTTTTTGAAATATTTATATTAAAATTTATTTTTTTTATTTTATCTATAAAATTTTTAATATCTAATACATTATTACATTGTTTTTTATAAATAATAATTATTTTCGCTTCTTTTAAAATTTTAACAAAATGATTTCTATAATCATATGTGTTTTCGACCAAAATTATTTTTTTTAAATTAGCCATTTTTTCTAAAAAATATATGTTTTTAAAAAAAATTTTTTTTAAAGAAATTTCATAAAATTTTATTGCAACGGAAATTTTTTTTGAAAAATTTATTTTTATTTTGTTTCTAATAGATCTAATATTTTTTAAAAATTTTTTTATAAAAGTTACATTATATAAAACGTTTTTATTTACAAGATTTTTTTTATAATTAGGAAATTTTTGTAATAAAATACTTTTAGAACAATTTTTTGTAAAACATTTTATTTTTTGCCATATTGATTCTGTTATAAATGGAATAATAGGATGAGAAGAAATTAATAATAATTCAAAGATTTTAATTAAATTATTTTTACAATATAATATATCTTTTTTAGAAAAAAATTTAAAAATTATTTTTAAAAATTCTAAATACCAATTACAAAAATTATTCCAAATAAAATTGTATAAAACTATAGAAGCTTTATCAAATCTAAAGTTGTCTATATAGTATCTATATTTTTTTATCATAATATTATATTTTGAAATTATCCAAATATCTATAATATTAAATTTTCTAAAAACCATGTCTTTATTTATTTCTTTTTTAGATATATTAGAAAATATAAAAACATTAATATTCCAAATTTTATTACAAAAACTTTTATATCCTTTTAATCTTTTCATATCCCAATTTATATTTCTAGTAGGAGAAGATAAAGAAACTAAAGTAAATCTTAAAGCATCAACTCCATAAGAATCTATTCCATTAGGAAAATTTTTTTTTGTTCTAATAAAAATATTATTTTTCATAGAACTTTTAAACATATATTTAGTTCTTTTTTTTAATAAATTTTTTAAAGAAATTCCATCTATTATATCAATTGGATCTATCACGTTTCCTTTAGATTTAGACATTTTATTTCCAATGTCATCTCGTATTAATCCTGTTATATAAACTTTTTTAAAAGGTATTTGAATAGGAAATTTTTTATTTCCTTTTAATAAAACTAAAGTTAACATTATCATTCTAGATATCCAAAAAAATATAATGTCAAAACCACTAACTAAAACATCAGTAGGATGAAACATTTTTAATAAATTATTTTTTTTAGGCCAACCCAAAGAAGAAAAAGACCATATAGCTGAAGAAAACCAAGTATCTAATACATCTTTATCTCTCTTTAAAAAAAAATTCTTTGGTAATAAATTTTTTTTTATAATTTCTTTTTTATTAATTCCTACATATATCTTACCAGCTTTATCATACCATACTGGTATTCTATGACCCCAAAATAATTGTCTTGATATACACCAATCATCTAAATTTTTCATCCAAGAAAAAAATACATTTTTATATTTTTCTGGAATAAATTTTATTAAATCATCTTTAACTAATTTTAATGCTTTTTTAGAAATTTTATTTACTTTTAAATACCATTGATCAGTTATTCTAGGTTCTATTAAAGAACCTGTTCTATCACCTACAAAAATTTTTATATTTGTATTAATTGTTTTATCTAATAAATTATTTTTTTTTAAAATTTTTATAATTTTTTTTCTTGCTATAAATTTATCTAAATTATGTAAAAATTTTGGAGAATTTTCTTTATGAACAATATTATTAAAATATATTGTAAATTTTTTACAAATATTTCCAGAATCAGTAAAAATGTTTATTATAGGTAATTTATTATTATAAGCTATTTTATAATCATTAAAATCATGAGCTGGAGTAATTTTGACGCACCCAGTACCCTTAAATTTCTTTATAGTTTTATCTGATATTATAGGAATAATTCTATTAACAATAGGAACTAAAACTTTTTTTCCTAAAAAGTTTTTATATCTAGAATCAGTTGGATTAACAGCAATAGCAACATCACCTAAAAGAGTTTCAGGTCTTGTTGTTGCAACTATTATATATTTTTTTTTATTTTTTATTTCATTATTATTTACAATATAATATTTTATATACCACATGAATCCTTTACATTTTTTTTTTTCTATTTCTATATCTGATATAACACTTTTGCAACTAAAATCCCAGTTTACTAAAGATTTTTTTTTATATATTAAATTTTTATTGTATAAAGATATAAAAGCAAATTTAACAGAATGGGACATATTTTTATCCATAGTAAAACAATTCCTTTTCCAATTTACTGAACTACCTAATCTTCTTATTTGAGAATAAATATTATTCTGCATTTTATCTTTCCATTTCCATATAACTCTTAAAAAATCTTTTTTAGAAAATTTTATCTTATTAGATTTATACTTTGAAAATAAATAATTTTTTACTATTATTTGAGTTGCTATTCCAGCATGATCAGTACCAGGTTGCCATAATATGTTTTTACCAATCATTTTATTATATCTTATTATAATATCCATTATAGTATGTTGAAATGCATGACCCATATGCAAATCTCCAGTAATATTTGGGGGAGGCATTACTATACAAAAATTATTTTTATTTTGTTTTTTATATTCAAAGTAACCATTTTTTTCCCAAAAATCATATAAAACTTTTTCTATTCTTTTATGATCATATATTTTTTTCATATTGTTTTTATTATAAAAATTAATTGTTTTTTAATTTAAAATATATATTTTAATAAAATTTTTTAATACTAAAACAAATTAAAATTATATCAAAAAAAAATATATATATTAAATAAAAATATATTTATAGAAATAAATATAACATATAAAAATTTTGTACTTTTAAAAATGATAATATTTTTTTTATATTACAAAAATAAAAAATATAATATATATTAAAAATATTAATAAATTTTATATTTAAAAAAAAATAATTTTAAAAATATTTATTAAAATATTATATATTATAAAAATAATAAAAAATAAAATATATAATTAAAAATTATTATATAAATATAAAAATAAAAATAAAATATATAAAAATAAAAAATTTTACACTAAAATACATAAAAATTAAAATCATATAAAAAATATATTATGAAAAATTCATTATATAAAAAAAGTTTATTATCTTTAAAAGACTTAAATAAATTAGAAATAAAAAAAATAATTAATTTAGCTAAAAAATTAAAATATTTAAAAAAAATAAAAAAAGAAAAATCATTTTTAAAAGGTAAAAAAATAATATCAATATTTGAACTAAATTCAACAAGAACTAGATGTGCATTCGAAATATCTGCTTTTAATCAAAAAGTAAATGTAACAAACTTAGATGTAAAAAACACTCATATGGGAAAAAAAGAATCTATAGAAGATACTATAAAAATATTTAACTTTATGTATGATGCTATACAATATAGAGGACCAAATCATAATATAATAAAAAAAATAAAAAAATATTCTAAAATACCTGTATGGAATGGTCTTACTAATAAATATCATCCTATACAAATATTATCAGATATATTTACAATTATAGAAAATTCTAAAAAAAATAAAAAATTATATAAAATTACTATTGCATATATAGGAGATTGTAAAAACAATATTGCAAAAACTATTTTAGAAGCTTCAAATATTTTAAAAATAAATGTAAATATGATATCTAATAAAAAATTTTTACCAAAAATTAAAAAAAAAAATAAGAAGATATTATGTACAGAAAATAAATATATAGGATTAAACAATGTAGATTTTATATATACTGATACATGGTTCTCTATGAATCAAAAAAATAATAAAATAAAAGAAAAAATAAAATTATTAAAAAAATATCAAATTAATAAAAATTTATTAAAAAAAACTAAAAATTGTAATACAAAAATTTTACATTGTATGCCTGCAATTCATAATAATAAAACAGAATTTTCTAAAAAAATTTTTAAAAAATATAAAATTAAAAATGGATTAGAAATAACTGACGAAGTTTTTAAATCTAAAAATAGTTTAGTTTTTGAACAAGCAGAAAATAAAATATATATAATACAAGCAATAATGATATTAAGTTTAAAAAAAAATATAAATTTTTTAAAATTTTAATTACATTTTTAATATATAATAAAAAAATATATAAAAAAAATAATATAAAATTTTTAATAAAATGAAAAATATTAAAAAAAATATTCCAAAAGAAATAGGTCCATATAGTTATATTTATGAATCAAAAGGAATTTTTATGATATCAGGTCAAATACCAATATCTACAAAAAACAAAAAAATTCCTAAAAACATATCTTTACAAACTAAAATAGTATTAAAAAACATAAAAAATATTATAAAATATAATAATTTAAAAATAAAAAATATAGCAAAAATTACAATTTTTATAACAAATATTAAAAATATAAAAATAATAAATAAAATATATAAAAAATTTTTTAAAAAATATACAAAAAAATTTCCTGCTAGAACATGTGTAGAAGTATCTAAACTACCTAAAAATTCTGATATAGAAATAGATGCAATAGCAATTAAATAAAATATGCCACGTAGTGGCATAATATTAAAAAATTTTAATTAAATCTTTTATTTCTTCTATTAATATTTTTTTTAAAAACATCTTTTTTAAAAAATTTACTTTTTAAATTTTTATTAAATGCATTGTTTTTAAATCCATGTATAAATCTAATATTAATTAATTTATTTAAAATTCTAGTATTTTTGAAATTTTCTAAAAAATTATTTTTTTTTGTCACATTTTTTGATATTTCTATAGTAGAATAAAAATCAAAAAGTTTTATATGTCCTATATTTTTACTACTAATATTACCTTCATTAGCTATAGCACCTACAATATGTCTTACTTCTACCCCGTCTCTTTTACCTACACTTATTTTGTATAAATTCATATTATAAACATTTTTTTTATATAATTTATTTGAATTTTTATCATAAAAATTTTCTTTAATTTTTCTATTTAAAAAAGTTTTTCTTAATTTATTCTCTTCTTTTATAACTAATGGTCTATCTTTTTGAGCTATTTTTAATAATATAGGTAATAATATATTAGAATCAATATTTTTTATTACGTCCATTTTTTTTAATATTTTTTTATATATATCTAAATCTTTACTATTTGATTCTTCTATAATTTTTTTACAAAAATTATTTAATCTAATTTTTTCTAAATATTTAGAATTAGGTAAATCTATTCTTAATATTTTAGTTTTTATAGATCTCTCTATATTATACAATAATCTTCTTTCTCTAGGTTCTACAAATAATAGAGCATTTCCTGATCTACCAGCTCTACCTGTTCTTCCTATCCTATGTATATATGATTCTACATCCATTGGAATATCATAATTAATAACTAAACTAATTCTATCTACATCTAAACCTCTTGCTGCAACATCCGTTGCAATTAATATATCTAATCTTCCATCTTTTAACTTTTCTAATGTTTTTTCTCTTATAGATTGATTCATATCTCCATTTAATGCAGAACTATTATAACCATTTTTTTCTAATACTTCAGAAACTTCTATAGTAGAATTTTTTGTTTTTACAAAAATTATAGTTGCAGAAAATTTTTCTGTTTCCAAAAATTTTATTAATGCATCAGTTTTTTTTCCATATATTATACAAAATTTTTGATTTATGTTAGGTCTATTTTGTATACTAGATTCTACTTTTATTTCTTTTGGAAATTTCATAAACCTTCTAGAAATTCTTCTAATTTCATTAGGCATAGTAGCAGAAAAAAGAGCAGTCTGATGATTTTTAGGAACATTAGACATTATATTTTCTACATCTTCTATAAAACCCATTCTAAGCATTTCATCAGCTTCATCTAAAACTAAACTTTTTAAATTTGAAAGATTTAAAGTACCCCTTTTAATATGATCTAATAATCTTCCTGGAGTGCCTACTATAATTTGAGGTCCTAATCTTAATATTTTTAATTGTAATTCATATCTTTGTCCTCCATATAATGCTAAAACATTTATTCCTGAAATATATTTAGAAAATATGGAAAAAGATTTTGACACTTGTATAGCTAATTCTCTAGTTGGAGTTAATACTAAAATTTGAGGCATTCTTAAATTTAGTTTTATATTATTTAATAAAGGTAAAGCAAAAGCAGCTGTTTTACCACTTCCTGTTTGTGCCATTCCTAATACATCTATTCCCTTTAATAAAAAAGGTATACATAATTTTTGAATTGGAGAAGGTATTGTATATTTTATTTCATTTAATGATTTTATTAAACAATCTTTTAATCCTAAAGAAGAAAATGTAAATTTATTATTAGTCATGCAATTTTATATGCCTTTTAATTTACAAATATTATTTATATTAACTAAAATAATAAATTTTATTTAAAACTATTTTAAAAATTTTAATAAGATTTAATTATTTTATCATAAATAATAAAATTTCGTATATAATTTATATGATTGAAATATATTAATTTTTTTTAATAATAAAAATATATTAATAAAAAATAATAATATTTATTATAATTTTTTAATCAAAAAATATTACTAAAATATACAAAATAAAATAAATATTATAAAAAAATGTTTTAATATCTTTTTAACTAAATTTTGCATCTTTTATACTTAGTCTCAATCTTCCATTTTTATCTATTTCTAAAACTTTTACTGAAACATTTTGATTTATATTTAAAAAATTAGAAACTTTATTAATTCTTTTATTAGAAATTTGTGATATATGAACTAAACCTTCTTTACCTGATCCTATAGATACAAATGCTCCAAATTCAACTATTTTTGTAATTTTTCCTGAATATATTTTTCCTACTTCTATTTCAGAAGTAATTTTTTTGATCTTCCTTATAGCATTTTTAGCTTGATCTTTTAAAGTAGAAGAAATTTTAACAGTTCCATCATCTTCTATTTCTATAGTAGTACCTGTTTCTTCAGTAAGCATTCTTATAACAGAACCTCCTTTTCCTATTACATCTTTTATTTTACCAGGATCAATTTTAATTGTATGAATTCTTGGAGCAAATATAGATATTTCTTTTTTAGGTACATTTATATGATTTGACATAATATTTAAAATTTTTAATCTAGCCAGTTTAGCCTTTTTCAAAGCTAGTTCAATTATTTCTATAGTTATTCCTTCTATTTTCATATCCATTTGTAAAGATGTTATTCCAACAAAACTTCCAGCTACTTTAAAATCCATATCTCCGAATCTATCTTCTTCTCCAGAAATATCCGATAATATTATATATTTATTACATTTTTTTATTAATCCCATAGCTATTCCTGCTATTGCAAATTTTATAGGAACTCCTGCATCCATTAAAGCAAGAGAAGCACCACAAACAGAAGCCATAGAAGAAGAACCATTAGATTCAGTAATTTCAGAAACTATTCTAATAGTATAAGGAAATTCTTTTATATTAGGCATAGAAGCAATTAAACTTTTTTTGGCTAATTTTCCATGCCCTATTTCTCTTCTTTTAGGAGATCCAGATAATCCTATTTCTCCAACAGAATAAGATGGAAAATTATAATGAAATAAAAAATTGTCTATTTTATCTCCTAAAAGTTCATCTAAATTTTGAGCATCTCTAGAAGTTCCTAAAGTAATAGAAACTAAAGATTGAGTTTGACCTCTAGTAAATAGAGATGATCCATGAACTCTAGGTAAAATTCCTGTTTTTATATATATTTTTCTTATTTCATCAAAATTTCTATTATCAATTCTATTAAATTTTTTTAGCATTATATTTCTAAAAATATGTTTTTCAACTAAATTTATAGAATTTTCTATTTCTATTTTATTATATTTTGAATATTTTAAATTAATAAAATTTACAATTTCATCTTTTAAAATATCAATTTTATCTTCTCTTTCTAATTTTGACTTTATTAAATAAGAACTAATAATTTTATTTTTATAAAGTTTTTTTATTTTATAAAATAATTTTTTTTTATGTGATAATACATTGCAATATATTTTTGGTTTTACAACTTTTTTAGAAAATAAAAAAATATTTTCAATAAGTTTTTTTTGATTATTATGTCCAAATAAAATAGCATTTAAAATTTCTTTTTCAGTTAGCATATTAGCTTCTGCTTCTACCATTAATATAGCATTTTTAGTTCCAGAAACTATTAAATCTAAATTACTAAATTTCATATCTTGAACTGTAGGATTTAAATAATATTTTTTATTTATGAAACCAACTCTAGCAACTCCTATAGGGCCAAAAAATGGAATTCCAGAAATATTTAAAGCAGCAGAAGCACCTATGATAGCAACTATATCTGGATTAATTTGAGGATTTACGGAAATAACAGTTGCTACAATTTGTATTTCATTTAATAAACCTTCTGGAAATAATGGTCTTATAGGTCTATCTATTAATCTTGCTGTTAATATTTCATTTTCGCTAGGTCTTCCTTCTCTCCTAAAAAAACCTCCAGGTATTCTTCCTGCAGCATATGTTCTTTCTTGATAATCTACTTTTAAAGGAAAAAAAATATTTTCTTCTTGAACCTTTTTGTTAAAAACAACTG
The genomic region above belongs to Buchnera aphidicola (Ceratovacuna keduensis) and contains:
- a CDS encoding DNA polymerase III subunit delta' C-terminal domain-containing protein, which produces MKNKLYPWLLKYYKKIIKMLKKRQHHSILINSDKNLGINKLVLNIKKWIFCENIKKEFFCNKCIKCNLIEKKKFFDIYYLKLFKKIKINNLREIIKKILLTPQYSNKKVIYIEHSELLTELESNTLLKIIEEPPKNTIFFLQTNKIKNIISTLKSRLYIINIFNEKKKKNIKWLLKNTNFNYKKCKQAIEISNNIPLLAKKILLGNSWKIRKYFYKCLLKKIKKKKLIDLLNIIKKEFIIFFLNLIYTIFLDSIKYKKKMFNFIINIDQKKLIIFISKKFKKKIIYKSINSWMQFEKNILNINRINYELVLLEQIFKWEKILKNNVNNILLP
- a CDS encoding TatD family hydrolase, encoding MILIDSHCHLDKINYKKIKKNIYQILKEAKKKNIKYILNVSTSINNFDKMKILLKNKKNIFYACGIHPFYYKKNIIIEEIKKRLKEKKVIAVGEIGLDYSKQNKINKERQKKMFLDQIKISKEFKKPIIVHTRNSIKDTIKILEISEISNYGGIIHSFNQTNLKNLKKIIDLNFYISISGIITFKNASELRNIIKYIPLNKLLIETDSPYLSPEPYRGKENRPSNLYYIAKCVAKLKKIKLDEISEIMKENFKKLFNLKKKSIT
- the ptsG gene encoding PTS glucose transporter subunit IIBC, which produces MFKNIFSNLQKIGKSLMLPVSVLPIAGILLGIGSANFSIIPNLISNIMIESGSSIFKNMPLIFAIGISLGFTKNDGVAALASVISYEIMSKTFSVTLPIFTNLNDILEKQTNLIDTGILGGILSGAMSAYLFNVFYKINLPEYLGFFTGKRFVPIISGLFSIILGILLSLIWPPIGKTIQKFSEWAAYQNPILAFFIYGSIERALIPLGLHHIWNVPFQMQVGEYVNSSGKIFHGDIARYMAGDITAGKLSGGFLFKMYGLPGAAIAIWKCAKKINKKKIGGLMTSAILTSFITGITEPIEFTFMISAPILYVVHSILSGLAFAICILLNMRAGASFSHGIIDFMILSGNSNNILLFPIIGILYGFIYYIIFVTLIKFFKLNTPGREKIYKTFKKNKNIIPELIKALGGKENISNLDACITRLRITVFNSSKVDKNKINDLGASAVIISGCGVQAIFGTKSDNIKNNIEEYLKKN
- a CDS encoding HIT domain-containing protein produces the protein MNCKNIFMKIIKKKIKSKIIYQNKKVTAFEDIEPKSPIHILIVPNKIIKSTNKINKKNKHIIGTMTYVAIKIAKKLNFYKDGYRIVINCNKHGGQTIPHLHMHLLGGKILGNFC
- the asnS gene encoding asparagine--tRNA ligase, with product MKIFSIKEIFYNKIKIKKTIKVYGWIRSKRDSKNGISFIDIFDGSCSNTLQIIAKSNLKNYKDEIIKLTSGCSICAIGILIYSRRKEQKYELLLNKLKIFGIINDPDKYPISLKKHTFEYLRKFAHLRPRTKFFSSVSRIRNSLLNGINNFFKKENFIWVPTPIITRINTEGSGSMFNVSPYNFFQKSKLLNEKKKFFKDSFLTVSGQLTLETYASALSKVYTFGPVFRSEDSNTKRHLSEFWMLEVEVSFFDLKKIILLSKNILKYVSEYILKDCLYDIEFLEKNFNKNIIINLNNLIELNFIELEYKDIIILLNKLGKKISFGEDISLDKEKYIVNKYFCKPVIIKNFPKQLKAFYMRNNSDNVTVASMDIFLPNIGEVVGGSQREERLEILDNKFNEFNLSKEKYWWYRDLRKYGTSFHSGFGIGFERLLCYIIGLENIRDASPFPKTLNKFNY